In the Bacillus sp. HSf4 genome, TACAATCACGATATCAATATCATGATCGTTTGCATATGCGACAATTGTCGGGCCCGGATCTCCGTGTTTCATCGTCATTTTATACGGAACGGCTGAATGCTTCAATTTTCTTTCGACTGCCAAGATCCTGCTGCGCCTCTCGCGTTCCAGTTTTGCGCGATTTTCACTATGCAGCACTTCGCTTTTCGCTTTATCATAGTCCAATACATAAATGACCTCGACCATCGCCTGATCTGTGAGAGAAGCAAGACGAATCGCTTCATCTGCCGCCCTTTCTGAATGAATCGATCCATCCGCAGCCAACAAAATGTTTTTGTACACCCTTCATCACCCGTTTTCTTAGTGATTTGATACTGAACGATGAGGCTGATCATAAGTTGCCAATTTTTTGACGAGCTGAAAGCTTGATTCATTCAAGCCGAACAACTCAACATCAATTCCCTGATCCTTAAACTTCAAAGCGACTTTATCGATCGCCGCCACAGCAGAATCATCCCAAATATGGGCTTCTGAAAAATCCAGGACAACCTTTTTCGTATTTGCATCCACATTGAAGGAATTGATGAAATCCTGTACAGACGCAAAGAAGACTTGCCCTTTGATCGTATACTTCATTTCGTTTCCTGTCGATGTTTGCTCAATTTTCACTTTGGAAATTTTCGCGACAAAGAAGATTGCGCTTAAAATGACTCCGGCAAATACACCTTTGGACAAATCATGTGTAGCCACAACCGTAATGACGGTCACCAGCATCACGACCGAATCTGTAAGCGGCACCTTCCTTAACATGTTAAATGAGGACCAGTCAAATGTGCCGATCGATACCATAATCATCACGCCGGCCAAAGCGGCCATCGGAATTTGCACAACCCAGTCACCGAGCACCATGATGAGAAACATGAGGAAGACTCCGGCCACCAACGTGGACAAGCGACCTCTTCCGCCTGACTTGACATTGATCACCGATTGGCCGATCATCGCACAACCCGCCATGCCCCCGAAAAACCCGGCGACGATATTAGCGATTCCCTGTCCGCGGCTTTCCCTGTTTTTATCACTTTCCGTATCTGTCATATCATCGACAATCGAAGATGTCAATAATGACTCAAGCAGACCGACGATGGAAAGCGCAAAGGCTGTCGGAAAAATGATCGACAATGTCTCAAAATTGAAAGGAATATCAGGAATCATAAAAGCAGGTAATGATTGCTTTATTTCTCCCAAATCCCCGACAGTGCGCAGATCGAAATGGCCGAAAATCGCAAATGCCGTCATCGCAATAATGGCAACAAGTGCGGACGGAACGGCTTTTGTAAAACGGGGGAGAATATAAATAATCAACAATGTTATACCGACCACAACATACGTCATATACGAAACTCCAACAAAATGAGGAACCTGGGCCATAAAAATTAAAATGGCCAGCGCATTTACGAAACCTACCATAACCGACCGCGGAATAAATTTCATAAAGCGTGCGATTTTCAGTACCCCAAATATCAATTGGATCATTCCGGTCAAAATTGTCGCTGCAAATAAATACTCAATCCCGTGATCCTTCACCAATGTACCCATTAAGAGAGCCATCGCTCCTGTTGCCGCTGATATCATCGCCGGACGGCCTCCTGCAAACGAAATCACAACGGCAATACAAAATGACGCGTACAACCCAACCATCGGGTCGACACCCGCAATGATGGAAAACGCAATGGCTTCGGGAATGAGAGCTAGCGCTACGACGATACCCGAAAGGATATCCCCCCGCACATTTGAAAACCATTCACTATTTAATTGTTTAACACTCAAAGAATCAACACCTCGTTTGGATATATTTGCTTCTAACTCTCATAGAAGCCGTCTGTTTTTAACATGTTTCACTTTAGCAAACATGTATACAAATGTCTATAAGGTTTTTTTGCCACATCTGTTGGCGTGAGGGTCATCATCTTAAAAGAGAATGGAATTTCAAAAAGAGCCCATTCTAAGTGGAAGAGGAGGTTTCATCATGACGCAAGAGCTCGAAAAACGCCCGGGACATACGAGATGGTATATTTCATCCTTATTAAGCAGCATGATTATTTTAAATTACTTTGACCGTGTCACCATTTCAGTTGCGGCTCCTGCGATACAGGATTCCTTTCAATTGACGGCAACACAATTAGGCGTTGTCTTTTCAATTTATACGTATTCCTACACGCTGATGCAGATTCCGGTGGGCAGTCTTTTGGACAAGTACGGCGTTGCCTGGGTGACACGAATCGGAATGGCGGTTTGGAGCGTTTTAACGATCTTTTTAGCTTTTTTGCAGGGAAAACTGCTTTTATATATCGTTCGCTTTTTAATCGGTTTAACAAGTGCATCAGCTTTTCCAGCCGCTTCGAAAGCCACGGCCTTATGGTTTCCAGCAAATGAACGGGGGCTTGCCAACTCGCTGTTTGATTCGGCTGCGAAATTCGCAAACGTGATCGGCGCTCCTCTCATTGCATTTTTAGTTACCACGTTTGACTGGCGGGCTGCTTTTCTGACGATCGGGATCATCAATGTGCTATTTACGGTTTTTTTCTGGGTGTATTATGAACAGCCTGAACGGCATAAGCGGATATCAAAAGAAGAGCTTCATTATATTCAAAAACACAATGCCGTTTCCAGTGAAGAGATATCAGAACGGACAATAACCGCTCTGAAAACGATGCTGACAAATCGAAAAGCGTGGGGGCTGATGATCGGATTTACGGGCTATGGCTATACATTTAACCTGCTGCTTACATGGCTTCCGACGTTCTTTAAAGAAACCTATGGGATGGACATCATGTCTTCAGGGCTGTTTACGGCCGTTCCCTGGCTGATTTCGACGCTTTCCGGGATCATCGTCGGCGGATGGCTCGTCGATTTCTTCATGAAAAAGGGCTATTCAAATACAAAAGTATATCAAACGATTATCATCATCGGAATGAGTCTCGGCTTTGCTTTTTTAGGCGCCGTTTTCACAGACCATATCATCATCGCAGTCATCTGTATTTCCGTCGGTTTGGCCGGAATTTCCGCAACGGCGCCCGTCGGCTGGTCCATCTCGGCGGACATTGCACCGGCGGGCTCAATCTCGCTCCTCAGCTCCATGGTCAATTTGGCGAATAACCTGTTCGGCGGCATCATCGCGGTATCGTTGACAGGTTATTTGGTGGATGTCACCGGCTCGTTTACGCTCAGCTTTTTAGCGGCGGGCTTTGTTTTATTGCTGGGGCTGATATTTTATCTCGTTGTCCTTGGCGACATTGAGCGGATTCAGATT is a window encoding:
- a CDS encoding MFS transporter, with protein sequence MEFQKEPILSGRGGFIMTQELEKRPGHTRWYISSLLSSMIILNYFDRVTISVAAPAIQDSFQLTATQLGVVFSIYTYSYTLMQIPVGSLLDKYGVAWVTRIGMAVWSVLTIFLAFLQGKLLLYIVRFLIGLTSASAFPAASKATALWFPANERGLANSLFDSAAKFANVIGAPLIAFLVTTFDWRAAFLTIGIINVLFTVFFWVYYEQPERHKRISKEELHYIQKHNAVSSEEISERTITALKTMLTNRKAWGLMIGFTGYGYTFNLLLTWLPTFFKETYGMDIMSSGLFTAVPWLISTLSGIIVGGWLVDFFMKKGYSNTKVYQTIIIIGMSLGFAFLGAVFTDHIIIAVICISVGLAGISATAPVGWSISADIAPAGSISLLSSMVNLANNLFGGIIAVSLTGYLVDVTGSFTLSFLAAGFVLLLGLIFYLVVLGDIERIQIRIHE
- a CDS encoding SulP family inorganic anion transporter; the protein is MSVKQLNSEWFSNVRGDILSGIVVALALIPEAIAFSIIAGVDPMVGLYASFCIAVVISFAGGRPAMISAATGAMALLMGTLVKDHGIEYLFAATILTGMIQLIFGVLKIARFMKFIPRSVMVGFVNALAILIFMAQVPHFVGVSYMTYVVVGITLLIIYILPRFTKAVPSALVAIIAMTAFAIFGHFDLRTVGDLGEIKQSLPAFMIPDIPFNFETLSIIFPTAFALSIVGLLESLLTSSIVDDMTDTESDKNRESRGQGIANIVAGFFGGMAGCAMIGQSVINVKSGGRGRLSTLVAGVFLMFLIMVLGDWVVQIPMAALAGVMIMVSIGTFDWSSFNMLRKVPLTDSVVMLVTVITVVATHDLSKGVFAGVILSAIFFVAKISKVKIEQTSTGNEMKYTIKGQVFFASVQDFINSFNVDANTKKVVLDFSEAHIWDDSAVAAIDKVALKFKDQGIDVELFGLNESSFQLVKKLATYDQPHRSVSNH
- a CDS encoding universal stress protein, producing MYKNILLAADGSIHSERAADEAIRLASLTDQAMVEVIYVLDYDKAKSEVLHSENRAKLERERRSRILAVERKLKHSAVPYKMTMKHGDPGPTIVAYANDHDIDIVIVGSRGLNTLQEMVLGSVSHKVAKRVKCPVLIVK